The DNA window ATGAAAAAATCTTGTATCTGTCTGATAAGAGAATCTTTTTAAGAGAGCTAACGTCAAACACCAAGTTCCAATATTGTCTTTGTGTCTTGAACTCTATTATTTCCTTCCATATTCTTTCCCAATCAAGTAGATTGACTATATCCTCTGTAAAGCGTATTTCTTGAGATTCTGGTCTTATCTGTTGACCTTTTATGCCTGCTTCTTCCCTCTTTTCTGCAGAATACATTAGCACTTTTGGCAAAAGGTCTACTGTATAGCTTATTGTATTGTCTATACTTAACTTTAAAACCTTTTCCTCTTCAAAGCTCCTTTCTGGTTTAGAGAGTATATAGAGGTTTTTCCATTTATCTTCATGTTGAAATTTTACAGGAACCTCTATGGTCTCGAATTCAACTTCCTCGTTTCTTATCGCCTCAAGAAACCTATTTAAATAATCGGCTTTAATACTGTAAATATTTAACGTTTCTAAAAGTCTTATTTCAGGCTTACCAGCACTTCTTTTTAATGACATTCCCTTTCCCTTAAGCCTTACACCTCTACCAAATAGCTGTATAATCTGAGGTCCTTGCCCCTTACCTATATTTAAAAGACCCATTGAAGAAACTCGCCAAGTGTCCCAACCTTCAATGAATTTCTTTGAGCCAATAAGAATGTTAATTTTTGAATCTTCTTTTTTAATATCATCAAAAAGAGAATGCGATATGGCATCCTGTCCTACGGTTATACGCTTTTTCTCCAGTTCTTTTTTAAACTCTGAAACATTACCAATATTTATAACGCCAAAATAATGATTCTCTCCAACCTTTAACCCAATTTCTCCTTCAGCATTTTTCAATTCATACAATTCAAGACCTCCCTTTCCACCAAAAACCATTCTATATAGATTTTCAAGTTCAAACCTTTTCTTTAGATATACGAATTTATTTTCAAATATATCTTTACCTCTTTCATCCTTTAAACCAGTATTACCTTTAAAAATCCTATCAATCCATCCCTTTAACCAATTCTCATCCGATAAAACTCTCTTAATAAAATCCACAATCTGAATAACATCTGATTCTTCCTCCCTTCCAGTGACTGTAGTTCCTACGAATATCCAAAGTGGCTTTTCAATATTGAGCTCTTTTGCTAAATGTTTATTTTCCTCGTAGGCAAGAAGTTGTTCATAAAAAGAGAGAAGATTGGCAACAAACATCATTTCCTGAAAATCCTCTTCTTTAATCTCTGTTAGGTTCTGTCTAATATTAATCACCGAAAAATCCTTTCCATATCCATCAAGATAGAAGTATTTATATGAATAATCAAAAACAATAGACTTAGCGTATATTTCAAGTGTTTCTCTTTGCCTTTCATTCAAAATCTGACCAAAGGTTGCACTATATTCAAACACAAAACCATCTTTTGCAAGTTTATCCCTCAATTTTGCCCATTTTTGTTCCTCCGACCTTCTGCCCTTATGACCCTCATCCACAAAAAGAAGATTTTTCCCTTCGAAAGCCTCAACTGGTAGCGTTTTCCCTCTGCCCTTTTTCTCCTCCACTAACTTTGTTATTTCTATGATTAAAACCTCTTTATTATTTTTTGAACTGCCATTTAGATCACCCAAGTATAGTCTACAAGGAATTCCGCTTTTTTGTAATTCCTCAAAATGCTGTTTTGATAGTCCTTCGTTTGGAGTAATTAGAATAATATTATCTGGAGGAAACAGTTCATATTTAAAAAATTGATGGTAGTTAATATGCATTATTAGTGTCTTCCCAGCACCAGTTGCCATCCAGAAAGCAAGTTTTTTTAAATCATTCTCGGTAAACTTTTCTATTATTTTAATACCGTGTTTTTGTTTATGCTTTTCAAGACAATCGTTAAGTTTTCCTAAAAATTCATTTTTTCTGTTCTTAAGGTTATCTAATACAATCTCGGTAAATAAAACAGCTAAATATTGAAAATACTTCAAAGTTATCTGCTCACGCCTGAAGTTTATCTTTCTTACGTATTCCTGAATGTTTTGGTCATATTCAAGGAGCGTATCCTCGGATATCTTGAGATTTCGATTGCCTATTAAAGCATTTACAAAATAACTTCTACCATCGCTATCAATACCTTCCTTTTTATCTTTCAACTGATTAAGGAGGTCTCTAATATCCTCTACTCCAAAAAGGGAAAGAAGATATTTATTCAAAACAAGATATTTTTCAATTCCCATTATTTTTAGACCTCCATTAATCTTTTAAACTCTGGCTCAATATATCTCACATCCCAGTTCTTTGGAGTTAGGATACTTTGACAGTTTACGTAAACAATATGTGGCGACCATGTCTCAATCTCTTTTATGATAAACTCTTTATCTTGCTTAAATTCCTCTTCTGTCCAGTTATCGTTATATTTTCTCCAAACAATGGCTATATTTTTGCCTTCCTTTTCACCAAGTATGAATAAGTATTTAGTTTTGTTTTGTCTTGCTTTTATTTTTTTCACTTTTATGCCTAAAAGGTAATTGAATGTCTCTGGAATATCTATAACCATCTCTTGAGGTTCACCAACCTCAGATAGGTTTACTTTTAGTTTGTAGGAAAATGGATTTTTTAGATATTCAATATTCAAAAGATATGGGCTTTCTCTTGTTTCATAGTCAAGGAAGTATTTAAGCAGATATTCATCTTTGAACAGCTCTTCTATTTGCTTATTTTCTTTTAGCTCAATGTTATCAAGTGTGTCTTCGTATTGCTCAAGGATGTGATATTTGAAGAATCCTCTTGCTGTTTTTTCATTATATTTTTCTTTAACATCTTTCTCTTTGGATATCCCTGACTTATCGTAGGCTAAAACTTTTTTCATTCTTGGTAAAACTACTGTCCAAAAATGTTCTCCCATCTCAATTCCTACCCACTTTCTTTTAAGTTTGTGAGCTACCGCAGTTGTTGT is part of the Candidatus Aenigmatarchaeota archaeon genome and encodes:
- a CDS encoding DEAD/DEAH box helicase family protein, whose amino-acid sequence is MGIEKYLVLNKYLLSLFGVEDIRDLLNQLKDKKEGIDSDGRSYFVNALIGNRNLKISEDTLLEYDQNIQEYVRKINFRREQITLKYFQYLAVLFTEIVLDNLKNRKNEFLGKLNDCLEKHKQKHGIKIIEKFTENDLKKLAFWMATGAGKTLIMHINYHQFFKYELFPPDNIILITPNEGLSKQHFEELQKSGIPCRLYLGDLNGSSKNNKEVLIIEITKLVEEKKGRGKTLPVEAFEGKNLLFVDEGHKGRRSEEQKWAKLRDKLAKDGFVFEYSATFGQILNERQRETLEIYAKSIVFDYSYKYFYLDGYGKDFSVINIRQNLTEIKEEDFQEMMFVANLLSFYEQLLAYEENKHLAKELNIEKPLWIFVGTTVTGREEESDVIQIVDFIKRVLSDENWLKGWIDRIFKGNTGLKDERGKDIFENKFVYLKKRFELENLYRMVFGGKGGLELYELKNAEGEIGLKVGENHYFGVINIGNVSEFKKELEKKRITVGQDAISHSLFDDIKKEDSKINILIGSKKFIEGWDTWRVSSMGLLNIGKGQGPQIIQLFGRGVRLKGKGMSLKRSAGKPEIRLLETLNIYSIKADYLNRFLEAIRNEEVEFETIEVPVKFQHEDKWKNLYILSKPERSFEEEKVLKLSIDNTISYTVDLLPKVLMYSAEKREEAGIKGQQIRPESQEIRFTEDIVNLLDWERIWKEIIEFKTQRQYWNLVFDVSSLKKILLSDRYKIFSSQEIMKITNDDDMRHLEDIAILVIKRYIDLFYKKSAKRFETENLRYDNLKQVPFDNYIVKIKKHDNNLVNAIRNLIEDLDKLVKEETEILPRVYFEGSLYLPLLLESKGKGESKEIDKISPPGLVESEEKFVRGLREYLKRYKEKINAEIYLLRNLPFSGIGFQLQWSTFYPDFIMWIKEEEQQTIVFVDPKGLEHARGLDDEKIQFRNELKELEQKLGNDKVVLDSFILSITPYGNLIIGWNNPPSKDEFMEHNVLFLEDEDWTERLFNRLTAK